The DNA window GATCAGCGACGAACGTGATCGCAGCCGTGCCGTGGGCATGACCGCCGCTCGCTGGATGCGCGAGGACGAGGCCGCCGCGCGTGCCTACGTCGAGTCATCCACTCTGCTGGACGATCAGATGAAGGAGCGCATTCTCAGCAACGACGGCGACGGCGGTGATCGTCGCTTCGGCGGCCGGGGAGGGCGCTGAGTCTTCGGTTCGCAAAAGAACTTCCAAGCGGCCGACAGTCTCGACTGTCGGCCGTTTTCGTTTGCCCGGCTACTATTCGGCCGGTGTCGGTGCGTCCTCGGCGGGTTCCGCGGGTGCTTCCTGAGGTGGCACGCCGTTCTTGATGTCGGCGACCATCGACCGTCCCGGGTTCTCCTTGCTGTATCGGATCGACAGACCGATGAAGAACGCTCCGGCTGCCAGCACGAAGAAGAGGATGGTCATGAAGAAGCTGGCGGCAGGACTCGGCGGAGTAACCGGAGCCGGCGGCTTACGGGCGGGTGCCGCGGCCTTCTTGCGCTTCGGCTCGTCGGTTTCCTCCGGCTCTTCCCGGATGATCGGCGACTCACCGTCGGGGCGCTCTTTGGCGAGTTCGAGCTGCTCGTCGGCGGTCAGGCTGAAATCGAAGGCAACGTCCCCGATCTTGGCGGAAATGCCGTCGGTGAGCTCGATGATATCGCGGGCCTTGCCCTTGTACTTGGTGCCGTTGGTCGAGCCGAGGTCACGGAGCTGGTAGCCGCCCTCGATCCGCTCCATCACGGCGTGGTGCACCGAGATCGAGCTGCAGTCGATGACGATGTCGTTCTCGCTACCCCGGCCTAGGGTCACGCTCTTCCGGTCCAGTGCGAAGCGGTAGGGCTGAGCGTTCTTGTCGGGAATGGTGATGGTGACGCGTGGCATGCTTTGAAAACGCTGGGTTCAGCGACGTTCTAACGCCATTCGGCGGGCCCCCGCACGGAAAATCCGCGCCTCACTGGCAATGGTAATCATGCGGGGGAGGCGGGCCCGGATTTTTGCCAATCGGGGGACCAGGATGGATGGAATGGATAGGATTGCTGAATCGGCCCTCTGGACCCAAGGCGGGAACCTCGCTGCGCTGCCCTTGGAAACGCGTGATTCGAAGGGAAAACCATCCTATCCATCCCATTCATCCTGGTCCCGATCTCTCCAAATCAGCATGACTTCGCACGAGCTTGATCGTCCGACCTCACTGGCACGGAAATCCCGATTGCCAAGCGGCTCCGG is part of the Haloferula helveola genome and encodes:
- a CDS encoding FHA domain-containing protein; this translates as MPRVTITIPDKNAQPYRFALDRKSVTLGRGSENDIVIDCSSISVHHAVMERIEGGYQLRDLGSTNGTKYKGKARDIIELTDGISAKIGDVAFDFSLTADEQLELAKERPDGESPIIREEPEETDEPKRKKAAAPARKPPAPVTPPSPAASFFMTILFFVLAAGAFFIGLSIRYSKENPGRSMVADIKNGVPPQEAPAEPAEDAPTPAE